The window TTCCTCACGGCCCCGGACGGGACCTGGCGCTGGAGCGAGGGAGAGTCCTGGCGAGCGGTGAACGAAGCGCAGGTCGGACATTTGACCGCCTGTGGCGATGCCCTGATCGCCGGCACGTTCGCGCGAGGGTTGCTCCGGAGCACCGACGACGGCCGCACGTGGACCCCGATCACCGAGGACTTGCGCGCCGAAGCGCAGCAGGCGGGCTACATCACCTTCACGTCGATCGCCTGCCTCCCGGCCGGGGGCATTCTCGCCGGCACCTTCTGGGACGGCGTGTTCTACAGCCCGGACGGGGGCGCAACCTGGGTCGACGTGAGCGCAGGCTTGCCTTCGCCCTCGTCGCAGGACTTCGCGACGACGCCGGACGGACAGGTCTTCGTCGCCACGCCGGCTGGCGTGTACCAGGCGGATTTCACGGGTGCTCCGCAGCGCGGGGATGGTTCGGTCCCGACGGAAACCGATCGGCTCCAGCCGGACGTTCAAGAGGGAGGTGGTCACCAAGCTGTGGGCGAGGACGGATGATGGGTGGAAGATCGTCCACTTTCACTCCTCGGTGCATGAGGTTGCGCCGACGGCCGTCGTTGTGGCGAGCTATGGAAGTTCTGGATCATGATTCATCCCCGCGCCTCCCGTATCTCTGTCGAGTCCGAATAGCGAAGACCGTCGCCGCCTCCCCGCGGGGGGATGGGCATTAAGCCAGCGCACTCTCCTCGCCGCCGTCGCGCATGAACAGGCAGGTGGCGCCGGTGGCGTCGCGTAAATGCCAGAGCAGGTCGGTGTCGAACTCGCTCGGCAGCGGGAAGACGTTGATGTCGGCGTGCGGGGCCTGGCTGGCGTAGCGGCCGAACTCGCCGTCGGCGACGTGCACGCTGGTCGCGGCCGGCAGGCGCGCCAGGTCGACCAGGCGGACAAGGAACTCCTGCGCGCGCTCCTCGTGCGCCGTGTCCTCGACCGCCGCGATGACGTTGAGCGCGCCGTTCCAGCTGTCGGTTAGCCGGTAGGCGAGCAGGATGGCGAGATCCAGGTTCTCGAATTCCATGTCGAGCTTCCACTCCGGCCCCTGGTCTGGCAGCCACAGGTTGACGCGCTCGCGCCGCCCGAGACGCGCCGTCTCGTGCTCGACGAACAACACTACGCCCATGCGGTGGCGCCTTGCCTCGGACATCAGCTCGTCGAGCGCAGCGTGCGTCTCGCGGTCTTTTGGCAGCTGCAGGAACAGCACGTTGGGGCGGAAGAAGGCTCCGGCGAGCACCTCCATCCCCGTACGCACGTCGTCCTGGAAGCGCTCGGAGCGCAGCACCGTCGCCATTGCAAAGACGCCGCGCTCCTGGAAAGCGCGCACGGAGTCCAGCAGTTGCGCCTCCACGTGTTCGACCTCCCGCTCCGGAGCCATGCCCAGCAGCTTGAGCGAGCCCATCGGGTGCGTCAGGTGATGCAGCAGTTCGAACTGGCCGTGCAACCGGCTCGGGTCCTCGATCGGCACCAGCAGGTTTGGTTTCCAGGCCCGCTCCGCCGTGCCGCGCGCAAGGCGCACGCGCTTGGCGGCCCACTCGGCAAGCGCGGTGAACAGGCCGCTGCGCACGTCGCCCATCGGCGCCGCCAGCGTGCGGTGGACGAGCACGAAATACAATGCGACGACGAGCACCAGAGCGACGAGGCTGAACACTGGGTTGACGATGAACATCACCAGCAGGCAGCCGGCCAGGCCCATGAATGGCACGAAAGTGGGCACTTTCAGCAGCGGCCGGTAGCTCAACAGCCGCAGGCGCTGCTCGATCAGCACGACGAGATTGATCGTCGCGTAGGTGAGCAGGAAGAACATGGTGATCAGCGGTGCAATCGCGTTCAGGTCGCGCAGCATGAGGCCGGCGATGACGATCAGGGACGTCACCCAGGCGGCGTGGCGCGGTTCGTTGCCGCTGGTGGTGCGCGCCAGCCATCCGCCAGCGGGAACGATACGGTGCACGGCCAGCGCCTGCAGGATGCGGGGCGCACCAACGAAGGAAGCGAGCGCCGAGGAGAAGGTCGCCGCCAGCAGGCCGGCGAGCACGGCTGGACCCCAGAAGGCGTAGTCGATCATCGCCGTGTAATTGGTCAACAGCTCGTCGTGCGGAATGGCGCGCATCATCCACCAGGCCAGCGCCAGGTAGATGACGAAGCTGATGGCCACCGCCGCCAATGTGCCCGTCGGAATGGCGCGGCGCGGGTTCTTGAGATCTCCGGACATGTTGGCGCCGGCCATGATGCCGGTCGCCGCGGGGAAGAAGACCGCGAAGACAACCCAGAAGGTGGTGCCCGTGAAATTTTCTTCCGGCGCGCCCTCGAACTCGCCCCACCATACGACCGGGTTGTCCATCGGGGCCGTAAATGCCGCGATCGCCACCGAGGCGATCGACGCGACGATGATCGCCACGATGAGAAACTGTATGCGCATCGCGAATCGTGTGCTGATCAGCGTCAGGCCCAGGATGAGGCCGAAGACGATCAGGTCGATCGCTATCGACGGCAGTCCCGGCACTCCCATTGACTGCGCCGCCCATTCCCAGCCAGCGCGAAAGCCAAAGACGTACATGACGACGCCGAGCGCCTGCGCAACGAACAGCGGCACGCCGAGGGCACCACCGACCTCCAGGCCGAGCGACTGCGAGATCATGGAGAACGCGCCGCCGGCGCCGACCCGGATGTTGGTGACGAAGCTCGACATCGACAGCGCCGTGAAACCGGTGATGACGAAAGCGATGCCGATGATCGCCCAGGCGCCGCCCAGGCCTGCATTGCCGGTGACCCAGCCCAGGCGCAGGAACATGATGACGCCGAGTATGGTGAGCAGCGTCGGCGTGAACACTCCGGCGAACGTACCGAACTTGCTCGCCTGCGCCTGCTCGTGCTCCTCGGCCTGGCGCTGGATGTCCTTGGCCTCTTCCGCTCCATCCGGCGCCTGGCGCTCGATGTCGTCGCCCGCCTCGCCTTCGCCGCGCATGCCCTCTTCTTCTTTGGCCATGACCCTCTCCCTTTTGCGCGTTTCACGCCGGATGCAGGACGTCGCGGCCGACCATGACCATCACCACGACGTCATGCACTGAACGCCGTGAAACGGTGGCGTTTCAATCCGGGAACCCTGGACGGACTGGACGGAGAGCCGGTGGACGTGATCTTCCGTACCACGGTCAGCTTCAACGTTCCCTGATAGCCGGCCCGCCGTTCTCAGGAGTCCGTTCTCCCCCTCCCGATTCTTCTTTCGGTTGCCCTCCGAAGATCGGCTCGGCGGGAGTCTCGCTCTCCTGCTGGTTCATGCTCGATGCGGACGGTTCGTGCTCGATTTGGGCGGTTCATGATCACAAGAAGACAGTTCATATTAAAAAAAGGACAGTTCATGTGAAAGTCTGCTCCGCGGCTCAGAATGAACGGTTGGGAGGAGGCGGCCGGCCCTCTTCCAGGGACGGCCATCGTGACACTGGTCATCCTTACGCTCCATGCTGAGCTGACTCCCGTCCGGCTGCTCATCACTGACTTAGAGGGGGAGGTGATCGTGGCGGTCGCTACAGCCGCTCGAGGGTGGTCACGTTCAGGGTCGTGCCCTGCATACAGAAAGACATCTCGGCGATCGATCCGGTGACCCGTACTCGATCTCCCGGCGTGAGCTCTTCATTCGAGGACCCGAGGGTGTAGAGCGTTCCATCCTCGGTTCGCATGGCGAGACATTCGACGCCTTCGTCGGTGATTTGCCCGGTGACGGTGATCGTGTCGCCGTCGTTCGATCCTCCGGTCACCGCGAGGGGAGAGGACAATGCCTTGATGCGAGCGTCCGGTGTGGCGACGACGAAGAGATACGAATCGCTCGATGTGGCGGACCGCGGGATCGCGACCTGTCGTTCGATACGACCGGTCTCATCGGTACGCCCACGCTCGATCACGTCGTACTCCGACCGAGGTGGTCCGGCTCCGATGATGACTTCCGTATCGGGTGGAAAGCCCTGGCCGGTGACCGTCACCATCTCGCCCGGTGCGCCACTCGTTTTCGAGACCGACGCTACGGGCTCATCGGGCACGTCCGGCTCGATGGTCGTCTGATTCGCCGTGCAGGCTGCGCTCGCAACCAGCACGAACGTTGCGATCAGTGAGAATCTGCTCTTCAGTGCATTCATGTTTTAACGGTGAGTGCGAGGTTCATTCCGTGATGGCGACCGGAACGGAGCTCGCAAGAGCAAAGACGACAGCCGGACCACCGCGGTGGTCGGCCTGCTTCGAAAATGTCTCGTACGGAACCACAAAGGAGGATTGATCAATGAAAGAATGGGCTCTCGGTTTCATTTCAGTGGCACCTATGATCGTCGCGTCGTGCACCACAGCAGATCGTGCCGACGATCATCTGATTCCGCCTCCTGACGAGGCTGCTATCGTTGCGACGTGTGAAGGATTCGGCCCACAGACACCGCGTGACATCGACAATCGACGCGGACAGAATCCGATCGTTTCTTCCTTTGCACCCGATTATGAACGAATGAACCTCTGCAACATCCATTTTCATAAGAGCGCCGAGCATCGATCGAAAGCATTCGCAATTCCTGCCGAGAACAGCGATGGTGGGTTTCGCTGTGCGATCAGCGAAACTCTGACTGCCGCCGAACTGAGGCGGCCCGCGACCGACGTTTGTTCAGGTCTCCAGCCCGGCGACACCATCGAGGTCCACTGGGTCTACTCATCCTGCGACGTCGCCCCGGGGGAAGGCCTCGGCGCCTGTCTCAACGACACGTGCGCCAATCCGGACCTCAGAGTCGAAACGCAGGTGTTCACACTGGTGAATGATCCTTCCGCCCTGGACTTCACCGACTTCGGCTACACCGGCTCCAGGACCGGCGTCTATCACCAGGCCGCATCGCTTCCCACAGGGACCGGCACACCCGTAACCTTCCTCGGGTCGACGACCGGTCCGAGCTATTCGAATGAACAATGTTCGCCCCTCCAGGTCTCGTGGAGCGTCAGACCGGAATGTGCCAGGCTCGACATCAACTCACTCGGCACGTGGTGCCTTTCGAATCCGTTCATGGAGGACCACGCTCACGGCGTCCGCGAGCTCGTGACCGATCCTGCGCTGCTGGCACCGATCAGGTAACTTTCATCGTCTCGCGAAGGGCGAAGCAGCCGAGCCGATCAGGTCGCCAGACCTGCGTAGGTGCCCGGTCCCGGGTGGTAGAGTCAGACTGCGCGAGGTATTGCGACGGGACGGCGAAAACAGAGGAACGAATCCCGAGACCGAACCAGCGACGATCGGGTTGTCGAGCTGTGGAAAACGTTCCGAGCCTCTCCGCGACATCGCCGCGCTTTTCGGGCTGCGGGCCCATGCACACCTGACGAGATCGACGCTCGACAAGCGCTCGTACAGAGGCTGGTTGTCAGACGCGACGACGCTTGCAACGATGCCGGGAGAATGACTCGTGGTCATCATCATCGTGAGAAGATCATCTCGCGGTTGTTGCCGCGCGAGGTCACGTGCCAGAGAGCGCCACGATGTTCGAGTCTGGGCGGTCGAGCCATAGCGAGACCATCCCTCGGTGAGAGAAAAAAGTCCAACCGTTGCCCGAATTGGGAGACGACTGGAAGGAACGTCTTCGAGCTCGTCCATCCCGAAGACCGGCCCGATGTGGAGAGTCGTTTCGCTGAGGTGGTTCGCCAGGAGGCGACCAGCCATCCATTCGAGCTTCGATACCGCCACAAGAGCGGCTCGTGGCGTCTCATCGAGACTGTGCTGAGTCCTGCGCGCGATCCCGACGGAAACGAGATTGTCATATCGAATTATCGTGATGTCACAGAGGCGCGTTATCTGAGACGGCAGTACGAGGAGAGCGAGCGGATCGCTGCGCTGGGGCGGGTCGCATCGTCGATGGCACACGAGTTCAACAACGTGCTGATGGGAATCCAGCCATTCGTGGAGGTGATCAAACGATCGTCCGATCCGGAGCAGCTCTCCAGCGCGGCAAATCAGATCGGCGCGTCGATCCGACGCGGAAAAAATGTCACTGATCAGGTTCTCCGATTCACTCGTGGGCAGCAGAAGCTACTGGGCCCCGTGCGGGTACTCGCATGGTTGGGGGCGCAGCTTCCCGAGATCCGGGCGATCACTCCTGAATCAATCCATCTCGACCTTTCTCTTCCGGATGAGGATCTTTGGGTCACCGGAAACCTCGAGCAGCTCCAGCAGATTCTGGTCAATCTGGTCTCGAACGCGATTCAGGCCATGCCGGAGGGGGGTGAGATGCACATCGTCGCCCAACGAGCACGTCAGGCCAGCTGGAGCTTCGGTCATGTCCCCGATCCGAAATCGATGCTGCATCTCGCGGTGTCCGACACCGGAGTCGGCATCGACCCGGAGCTCCATGGAAAGATCTTCGAGCCGCTCTTCACGACTGGCAAGGTTCACGGAACTGGTCTGGGACTTTCCGTTACGCGACAGATCATCACCGCGCACGAGGGATATCTGTTCGTGGAAAGCCGGCCAGGCCACGGTGCCACCTTTCACGCTTTCATCCCTCTCTCGACTGCCCGGCCGGAGCTAAGAAAACCCCGTGGTGACTCGCGACTCGACGAGCGGATCCGTCGGGTTCTTCTCATCGAAGACGAAGACATGATCGCTGAAGGACTACGGGTTCTGTTCGAGATGGGCGACGTCGAACTGGAGCGTGCCTCCACCGGCATCGAGGGGGTGGAAAGGGCACGTTCCGATGCCTTCGATGCGATCATTCTGGACATCGGCCTCCCCGATATCGAGGGGGAGGAAGTGTTTCAGCAGATTCGGAGCACCGACAGCGATATACCGATCGTTTTTGCGACGGGGCACGCCGACCAGCAGAGACTGGGAGAGCTCCTCCGGAAGCCGCACACCTCATTCGTCGGGAAGCCTTTCGAGCTCGACAGTCTGATCTCGGTGCTGAACGATGCATTGAGGGGATGAAGAGCCTTCCAATTAAAGCTCCCCTGGAAGTTGAGGTCACAGCCAGTAACGCAGCTTGACGAACTCGTGAAGGCGAGGCCGCGGGAAGTTAAGTTGACTTTATGGCTGTGACCCACTTCTCGACAAGCTTTCGTACAGAGGCTCGTCGTCAGACGGACGGACGGCCGCCCGCAATCTCACTTGCCCAGGTCGAATTTTCTGAGATAGCGCAGGGTCACGAAGACGATGAGCGTCACACCCGCCGCGAGAACATATCGCGAGTAACCACACGCGGAGCCGACTGCGGCCGTCGCCCAGACCGAGGCCGCCGTCGTGAGGCCGCGCGGCTTCGATTCGTCCACGAAGACGATCCCCGAGCCAAGAAATCCGACTCCAATCGCGATCGCGTGAATCGCACGGATCGGATCGACCTGAAGTCGCATGATGGCGGATTCGAGCTCGAAGTCGACCCATAGAGCGGCCAGCGCTACAAACAGCGCGGAGGTCACGCCCACCAGGATGTGAGTCCGAAGTCCCGCGGCTTTTTCCGCCCGTTCCCGTTCGTAACCGATCAAACCCGAAAACACGGCTGCCACCATGATCGGTAGCAGAAGTTTCAGCTCCGCTGTCACGTACGGCCCGAGATCCATTCGATCCTCCCTCTCGCTCGACCGGAGTCTACTGGCGCGATTGCCTGGATTCTATCAATGTGCCGGTGCTCGTTACGCTCGAGGGTAAAGTTGGGGTCACACCTCGAATCTAAACTTGCCGGCTACACCGTGAGGGAAGGTTGGGGTCACAGCCAGAATCGCTTTGGCGAACTGGTGAATGCCGAGAAGAGCTGGAACGCTGCGACGGCAGTTCCGAAGATCTCTGAAGGGTATTCGATCGACGTTAAGTTGATTTTCCAGGTGTGACCCCGACTTCCCGACGAGGTTCATCCATATGCTCGAAGTGATCGCGACCCGTCCGTTCGTATTACAATCGACGCGCATGGATGAGGATCTCGGGCGGCACCTCGACGTGCTCGCGGAAGCGGCCGACCGGAAAGATCGACCGTATTCTCGAAGCGGCTCTTTGCTCGATGAGAAGCTCGATCGGCATCAGACCGGGAGCCGGCAGGAACTTACGGAGACGCGATCGATGATCAAACTCTCGTACACGTCTCCGATCGAAAGATCTCCGTGGAAACGACGGGTCCATCGCGGTAGTAAGACGGGGTGATCGGACAACGTCTGTCGCGGTACCGGATCGTCGAAAAACTGGGAGAGGGTGGGATGGGCGTCGTCTACAGGGCGCATGATGAGCGACTCGATCGGTTCGTCGCAATCAAACTGCTCGCTCCGGCTCTGTCAGAGGACAAGAATGCCCGACTGCGATTGCAGCGGGAAGCTTCGCTTCTTTCGAAACTGAACCACCCTAACATCACCACCATTCACGATTTCGAGACAGTGGATGATCTTGCGTTTCTCGTCATGGAGCTCGTCCCTGGGCAGACTCTGGCGGATCTCGTCCAGGATGGACCTTTCAGTGAGATCCGGATCGTGGAATGGGCGGAGCAGCTTTGTTCAGGGCTTGCCGCGGCGCATTCGCTCGGAATCATCCACCGGGATCTGAAACCGGCCAATCTGCGAATGACCCCGGATGGCAGGCTGAAGATCCTCGACTTCGGACTTGCAAAAATCTTCGAGAACCGGACGTCTGCTGACGATCCCACCGGGGTGTTGTTGTCGCAGGCCGGCGCGATCACCGGGACGATCTGTTACATGGCGCCGGAGCAGCTGGAAGGCACAATTCTCGACGGACGCACCGACATCCATGCCGTCGGCCAGGTCCTCTACGAGCTCGCCACCGGACATCCTCCATTCCAGCGGAAAACGGTTACGGAAATGATTCGCGCAATCGCCATGGAAGCTCCGCCCACGCCCGCCTCTCGCGGTGCCCGAATCAGTGGGACTTTCGAAGCAATCATCCTGAGGTGCCTCGAAAAAGATCCGGCCGACCGCTATCAATCGGCCCTCGAGCTCCTTTCGGACCTCCAAACCGTCGGAGCCCGTCCGGAAGGGCGGGAGACGTCGCCCGATCAGGTGACGGTACGCAGAAACATCGAACGACCTCCCAGGTCGGTGGCTCTCCTTCCGTTCGAGAATGCGACCGGTGCCGAGGAGTACGCCTATCTTTCCACGGCTCTTCCCGACGCTGTGGCAACTTTTCTCAGCAGGATCCGATCGCTCAACGTCCGGCCTCTTTCCAGCACGCGAAGATATCTCAGCACCGGAACGATCCCTCGCAACGCGGGACTCGAGCTTCGAGTGGATCTCGTCGTCAGCGGACACTTCATCGCCGATCCCGTCAATATCCGCGTGACTCTGGAGGTGATCGACGTCGACAGTGATCAGCTTCTGTGGGCATCGGCTCTGCGTGTGAAGCGAAGCGAGATGGAGCAGATCGACACCGAGGTCGCGAGCCGTATCAGGGGTGAGCTCCTCCCATCCCTCGGCCTGCGAGCCGGCACCGGCGCTGATGCGA is drawn from Acidobacteriota bacterium and contains these coding sequences:
- a CDS encoding Na-K-Cl cotransporter, translated to MAKEEEGMRGEGEAGDDIERQAPDGAEEAKDIQRQAEEHEQAQASKFGTFAGVFTPTLLTILGVIMFLRLGWVTGNAGLGGAWAIIGIAFVITGFTALSMSSFVTNIRVGAGGAFSMISQSLGLEVGGALGVPLFVAQALGVVMYVFGFRAGWEWAAQSMGVPGLPSIAIDLIVFGLILGLTLISTRFAMRIQFLIVAIIVASIASVAIAAFTAPMDNPVVWWGEFEGAPEENFTGTTFWVVFAVFFPAATGIMAGANMSGDLKNPRRAIPTGTLAAVAISFVIYLALAWWMMRAIPHDELLTNYTAMIDYAFWGPAVLAGLLAATFSSALASFVGAPRILQALAVHRIVPAGGWLARTTSGNEPRHAAWVTSLIVIAGLMLRDLNAIAPLITMFFLLTYATINLVVLIEQRLRLLSYRPLLKVPTFVPFMGLAGCLLVMFIVNPVFSLVALVLVVALYFVLVHRTLAAPMGDVRSGLFTALAEWAAKRVRLARGTAERAWKPNLLVPIEDPSRLHGQFELLHHLTHPMGSLKLLGMAPEREVEHVEAQLLDSVRAFQERGVFAMATVLRSERFQDDVRTGMEVLAGAFFRPNVLFLQLPKDRETHAALDELMSEARRHRMGVVLFVEHETARLGRRERVNLWLPDQGPEWKLDMEFENLDLAILLAYRLTDSWNGALNVIAAVEDTAHEERAQEFLVRLVDLARLPAATSVHVADGEFGRYASQAPHADINVFPLPSEFDTDLLWHLRDATGATCLFMRDGGEESALA
- a CDS encoding energy transducer TonB, producing MKRWRFNPGTLDGLDGEPVDVIFRTTVSFNVP
- a CDS encoding cadmium carbonic anhydrase, encoding MKEWALGFISVAPMIVASCTTADRADDHLIPPPDEAAIVATCEGFGPQTPRDIDNRRGQNPIVSSFAPDYERMNLCNIHFHKSAEHRSKAFAIPAENSDGGFRCAISETLTAAELRRPATDVCSGLQPGDTIEVHWVYSSCDVAPGEGLGACLNDTCANPDLRVETQVFTLVNDPSALDFTDFGYTGSRTGVYHQAASLPTGTGTPVTFLGSTTGPSYSNEQCSPLQVSWSVRPECARLDINSLGTWCLSNPFMEDHAHGVRELVTDPALLAPIR
- a CDS encoding response regulator encodes the protein MPREVTCQRAPRCSSLGGRAIARPSLGERKKSNRCPNWETTGRNVFELVHPEDRPDVESRFAEVVRQEATSHPFELRYRHKSGSWRLIETVLSPARDPDGNEIVISNYRDVTEARYLRRQYEESERIAALGRVASSMAHEFNNVLMGIQPFVEVIKRSSDPEQLSSAANQIGASIRRGKNVTDQVLRFTRGQQKLLGPVRVLAWLGAQLPEIRAITPESIHLDLSLPDEDLWVTGNLEQLQQILVNLVSNAIQAMPEGGEMHIVAQRARQASWSFGHVPDPKSMLHLAVSDTGVGIDPELHGKIFEPLFTTGKVHGTGLGLSVTRQIITAHEGYLFVESRPGHGATFHAFIPLSTARPELRKPRGDSRLDERIRRVLLIEDEDMIAEGLRVLFEMGDVELERASTGIEGVERARSDAFDAIILDIGLPDIEGEEVFQQIRSTDSDIPIVFATGHADQQRLGELLRKPHTSFVGKPFELDSLISVLNDALRG
- a CDS encoding MgtC/SapB family protein — encoded protein: MDLGPYVTAELKLLLPIMVAAVFSGLIGYERERAEKAAGLRTHILVGVTSALFVALAALWVDFELESAIMRLQVDPIRAIHAIAIGVGFLGSGIVFVDESKPRGLTTAASVWATAAVGSACGYSRYVLAAGVTLIVFVTLRYLRKFDLGK
- a CDS encoding protein kinase is translated as MIGQRLSRYRIVEKLGEGGMGVVYRAHDERLDRFVAIKLLAPALSEDKNARLRLQREASLLSKLNHPNITTIHDFETVDDLAFLVMELVPGQTLADLVQDGPFSEIRIVEWAEQLCSGLAAAHSLGIIHRDLKPANLRMTPDGRLKILDFGLAKIFENRTSADDPTGVLLSQAGAITGTICYMAPEQLEGTILDGRTDIHAVGQVLYELATGHPPFQRKTVTEMIRAIAMEAPPTPASRGARISGTFEAIILRCLEKDPADRYQSALELLSDLQTVGARPEGRETSPDQVTVRRNIERPPRSVALLPFENATGAEEYAYLSTALPDAVATFLSRIRSLNVRPLSSTRRYLSTGTIPRNAGLELRVDLVVSGHFIADPVNIRVTLEVIDVDSDQLLWASALRVKRSEMEQIDTEVASRIRGELLPSLGLRAGTGADATRARNPEAYDLYLRSLALAENVAPNKEAIEMLEKGVAIDSSFAPAWSNLGLRHHLNGSYGHGGSEAYDLSQRAYLRAIALDPELLSATSGLIFHWVEKGDLFGAIDVARELLARRPDAVPAHNAMAYVLRFAGLHRESAEHSESALRLDRDPRTAHAALTYLALQEYDRALDFLELRSGTAWAENTRLHILLHKGAVDDALAVARSLAPDPAWPARLVAAFLEGRSRSEIARRAEEYVETNIRVARDPESSYLDGALMAHCGEVERAVAMIRSAIRGGYFCYRNLQRDPLIGSIRGLAEFSLLLEEARAGHDSFVSYLNRSSSKG